One genomic region from Arthrobacter sp. FB24 encodes:
- the argS gene encoding arginine--tRNA ligase gives MVVPRVQAAIAQAFGEEFRDTDPVVRPSQFADIQVNAAMALAKKVGLPPRDAAARIVEALELDGLCTAVEISGPGFINLTFDGTWIEELLNAQASQPQGGPETQARRVVVDYSSPNVAKEMHVGHLRTTVVGDSLVRVLEALGHTVIRQNHIGDWGTPFGMLIEHWLEIGEDSPEAALLVEDPSAFYQAARAKFDSSDGSPDSFATRARLRVVSLQSAHEETLEVWQRLVDHSKVYFNAIYATLGVSLEDDHIAGESSYDPHLAQLCQELEERGLARVSEGALCTFPAGFKGRDGEPLPLIIRKSDGGYGYATTDLATIRYRVQELHADRILYVVGAPQNVHLRMVFETAREAGWLPDTVEATHVQIGNVLGEDGKILKSRSGTPVKLMALLEEAVDRARAVVDSSRPDLSDEERAVTARQVGIGAVKYADLAVGHDTEYVFDFDRMLALSGNTGPYVQYAAARIRSILRKAEAAASPAGEPGEAAGEPTAAVSIAVVEPAERALALHLLEYGATLRKVGELLEPHRLCAYLFELSQLFTSFYDQCPVLKADESVRQSRLALCALVLHRLSEGLDLLGIETPENM, from the coding sequence ATGGTTGTCCCCAGAGTCCAGGCAGCTATTGCCCAAGCGTTCGGCGAAGAGTTCCGGGACACCGACCCGGTTGTCCGGCCGTCGCAGTTCGCCGACATCCAGGTCAACGCCGCCATGGCGCTCGCCAAGAAGGTCGGCCTGCCGCCACGCGATGCTGCCGCCCGGATCGTCGAGGCGCTGGAGCTCGACGGACTCTGCACCGCCGTCGAAATTTCCGGCCCCGGCTTCATCAACCTCACGTTCGACGGCACCTGGATCGAGGAGCTTCTCAACGCCCAGGCGTCCCAGCCGCAGGGCGGCCCGGAGACGCAGGCCCGTCGCGTCGTCGTCGACTATTCCTCCCCAAACGTTGCGAAGGAAATGCACGTGGGGCACCTCCGCACCACCGTGGTGGGGGACAGCCTGGTCCGCGTCCTTGAGGCGCTGGGCCATACGGTGATCCGGCAGAACCACATCGGCGATTGGGGCACGCCGTTCGGAATGCTGATTGAACACTGGCTGGAGATCGGCGAGGATTCGCCCGAAGCCGCCCTGCTGGTGGAGGACCCCAGTGCGTTCTACCAGGCAGCACGGGCAAAGTTCGACAGCTCCGACGGCAGCCCTGACAGCTTTGCGACGCGGGCCCGCCTTCGCGTGGTGTCCCTCCAGTCGGCCCACGAGGAAACGCTGGAGGTGTGGCAGCGGCTAGTGGACCACTCGAAGGTCTACTTCAATGCCATCTACGCCACGCTGGGAGTCAGCCTCGAGGACGACCACATCGCCGGCGAGAGCTCCTACGATCCCCATCTAGCACAACTGTGCCAGGAACTGGAGGAGCGCGGCCTGGCCCGCGTCAGCGAAGGGGCACTGTGCACCTTCCCGGCGGGCTTCAAGGGCAGGGACGGAGAACCGCTGCCGCTGATCATCCGCAAATCCGACGGCGGCTACGGGTACGCCACGACCGACCTTGCCACCATCCGGTACCGGGTCCAGGAACTCCATGCCGACCGCATCCTCTACGTGGTGGGCGCCCCGCAGAACGTGCACCTCCGGATGGTCTTTGAGACCGCGCGGGAGGCCGGGTGGCTCCCGGACACAGTGGAAGCCACCCACGTGCAGATCGGCAACGTGCTGGGCGAAGACGGCAAGATCCTGAAGTCCCGCTCGGGCACCCCGGTGAAGCTTATGGCCCTGCTGGAGGAGGCAGTGGACCGTGCCCGCGCCGTGGTGGACTCGAGCCGCCCCGACCTCTCGGATGAGGAACGGGCTGTGACTGCCCGGCAGGTGGGCATCGGCGCCGTGAAGTACGCCGACCTCGCCGTGGGGCACGACACCGAGTACGTCTTCGACTTCGACCGGATGCTGGCCCTCAGTGGCAACACGGGCCCTTACGTGCAGTATGCTGCGGCCCGGATCCGCTCCATCCTGCGGAAGGCGGAAGCAGCGGCTTCGCCGGCGGGCGAGCCTGGCGAAGCGGCGGGGGAGCCGACGGCGGCAGTGAGTATCGCCGTCGTCGAACCTGCCGAGCGGGCCCTGGCGCTCCACCTGCTGGAGTACGGTGCGACCCTCCGAAAGGTCGGGGAACTGCTGGAGCCTCACCGGCTGTGCGCCTACCTGTTCGAACTCTCGCAGCTGTTCACCTCGTTCTACGACCAGTGCCCGGTGCTGAAGGCGGACGAATCCGTCCGCCAGTCACGGCTCGCCCTGTGCGCACTCGTCCTCCACAGGCTCTCCGAGGGCCTGGACCTGCTGGGCATCGAGACGCCGGAGAACATGTAG